From one Blastocatellia bacterium genomic stretch:
- a CDS encoding ABC transporter ATP-binding protein, whose product MTVKALMKTVVKTEDLQMIYRMGKVNVHALRGVNLEVSEGEFVSIMGPSGCGKSTLLHIIGGLLTPTSGRVYVDGVEITKLSDAARTDLRRRKIGFVFQRLNLFPTLSVEGNLRLAERIYYNGTGTREGDPQRRAEILRLLGLEDKLAHKPNELSGGEQQRVAIARAIITQPAIILADEPTGSLDSENSHIVLKMLKDLNSRFGQTIIMITHNPEAAAYSNRIIHMRDGKIIS is encoded by the coding sequence ATGACGGTGAAAGCACTCATGAAGACTGTCGTCAAAACGGAAGACCTTCAGATGATCTATCGCATGGGCAAGGTCAACGTTCATGCGCTTCGAGGGGTGAATCTGGAGGTCTCCGAAGGTGAATTCGTCTCCATCATGGGACCTTCGGGATGCGGCAAGTCCACCCTCCTGCACATCATCGGGGGGTTGCTCACGCCCACCTCCGGCAGAGTCTATGTTGACGGAGTGGAAATCACCAAACTGTCTGATGCCGCCCGAACGGATCTCCGACGACGAAAGATCGGATTCGTTTTTCAACGACTGAATCTCTTTCCGACGCTCTCGGTGGAGGGAAACCTCCGCCTGGCAGAACGAATTTACTACAACGGCACGGGCACACGGGAAGGGGATCCCCAGCGGCGGGCGGAAATCCTCCGTCTGCTCGGACTGGAAGATAAGCTCGCTCACAAACCCAACGAATTGAGCGGAGGCGAGCAACAACGCGTCGCCATTGCCCGGGCGATCATCACGCAACCGGCCATCATCCTTGCCGACGAGCCGACCGGCAGCCTCGATTCCGAGAACTCGCACATCGTGCTCAAAATGCTCAAGGATTTGAACTCGCGCTTCGGTCAAACCATCATTATGATCACTCACAACCCGGAGGCTGCCGCCTATTCCAATCGCATCATCCACATGCGGGATGGCAAAATTATCTCTTGA
- a CDS encoding outer membrane lipoprotein carrier protein LolA, protein MTKTLSALVVILMGWFLPPVGGTTRPASGGDASLTPILDRMAGTLRRMQTLQATLSQQKAYTQLGLEDPPERGILYAKRKPDGKFSIRVEIKVPDVRILTVKDNYFTFYQPRINQVIEGSIDRYASRAAAGFLAYLLGGLSQAMEDYSISVVGEETIQGRRTTHLTLMPKVNKKGLYRQVDLWIDHSVWLPTIQKFIEINRDVTTLTLDELKLNVKLPENLFSQKLPSNVQRVKG, encoded by the coding sequence ATGACCAAGACCCTCAGTGCGCTTGTCGTGATCCTGATGGGGTGGTTCTTGCCGCCCGTCGGTGGGACAACCCGCCCTGCTTCTGGAGGAGATGCCTCGCTCACTCCCATTCTCGACCGCATGGCCGGCACCCTCCGTCGGATGCAAACGCTTCAAGCCACGCTCAGCCAGCAGAAGGCCTACACCCAGTTGGGTCTGGAAGATCCTCCCGAACGCGGTATTCTGTACGCCAAGCGGAAACCCGATGGAAAATTCTCGATTCGCGTGGAGATCAAGGTTCCTGACGTCCGAATCCTGACGGTCAAGGACAACTATTTCACCTTCTATCAGCCGCGGATCAATCAAGTCATCGAAGGAAGCATTGACCGGTATGCGAGCCGAGCGGCAGCCGGGTTTTTAGCCTATCTTCTCGGAGGGCTGTCGCAGGCAATGGAGGACTATTCCATCTCGGTGGTTGGCGAGGAAACGATTCAAGGGCGTCGCACAACCCACCTGACCCTGATGCCGAAGGTCAATAAGAAAGGGCTCTATCGGCAGGTTGATCTCTGGATTGATCATAGCGTCTGGCTTCCGACCATCCAGAAATTCATCGAGATCAACCGCGACGTTACCACCCTCACCCTGGATGAGCTGAAATTGAACGTCAAGCTCCCTGAGAATCTCTTCTCACAAAAACTCCCCTCCAATGTGCAACGCGTGAAAGGGTAG
- a CDS encoding FtsX-like permease family protein — protein MSNSFVLSNLAARPARTIASLLGIALGVVLVMVTVGLARGILSDTGQREKNVGAEILFQSPGSLGASVTATPLVVPLAYCERLRQIEGVQAVTPVGRYIRSGATGIGFELIEGIADRAQDGYVSYAEISGIRIVEGQPMTSDNDVLVDRRYALNRKVGPGSRIELFNHTFRVAGIYEPESGARVKMRLSKMQELLAAPGKCSSILIKCKNPEEQEIVASRIDAALPGNQIVFTRDIPSYYEKGMPSLNVFLRVVIGLALVVSSLVILLAMYTSITERTREIGILKSLGASRRFIVLTIEKEAITISLLGIVTGYIASYLTKMGITTYTTLIVKFELKWCLAAAGIGLLAGALGALYPALYAANQDPVKALAYE, from the coding sequence ATGTCGAACAGTTTCGTCCTTTCCAACCTGGCCGCCCGACCGGCGCGGACCATCGCCAGCCTCCTGGGAATTGCTCTGGGTGTTGTCCTCGTGATGGTGACGGTGGGGCTGGCCCGAGGGATTTTGTCCGACACCGGCCAGCGGGAGAAAAATGTGGGAGCGGAGATTTTATTTCAGTCTCCGGGCAGTCTCGGCGCGAGCGTGACGGCGACGCCGCTGGTAGTGCCGCTGGCCTACTGCGAGCGGCTGCGACAGATCGAGGGCGTTCAGGCCGTGACCCCGGTGGGTCGCTACATTCGCAGCGGGGCGACGGGAATCGGCTTCGAATTGATCGAAGGGATTGCCGATCGGGCGCAGGACGGCTACGTCTCCTACGCCGAAATCAGCGGCATTCGGATCGTCGAGGGGCAGCCGATGACCAGCGACAATGACGTGCTGGTTGATCGCCGCTACGCCCTTAACCGGAAGGTCGGGCCGGGATCCCGCATCGAGCTGTTCAACCATACGTTTCGCGTCGCCGGCATTTATGAGCCCGAGAGCGGGGCGCGCGTGAAGATGCGGCTCAGCAAAATGCAGGAGCTTCTGGCGGCGCCGGGAAAATGCTCCTCTATTCTGATCAAATGCAAAAATCCCGAGGAGCAAGAGATCGTCGCCAGCCGCATTGATGCTGCGCTGCCGGGAAACCAGATCGTCTTCACCCGCGATATCCCCAGCTATTACGAAAAGGGGATGCCGTCGCTCAACGTCTTCCTCCGGGTCGTCATCGGACTCGCGCTGGTCGTCAGCTCGCTCGTCATCCTGCTGGCCATGTACACGTCCATCACCGAACGGACGAGGGAGATCGGAATTCTCAAGTCGCTGGGCGCCTCGCGCCGATTCATCGTCCTGACCATTGAGAAGGAAGCCATCACCATCAGCCTGCTGGGCATCGTGACCGGCTACATCGCCTCCTATCTCACGAAGATGGGCATCACCACTTATACGACACTCATCGTCAAGTTTGAACTCAAATGGTGTCTGGCGGCAGCAGGAATTGGATTGCTCGCGGGTGCGCTCGGAGCGCTCTATCCGGCACTTTATGCCGCCAATCAGGATCCGGTGAAGGCCCTGGCGTATGAATGA